The following DNA comes from Frankia casuarinae.
GCCGTTCTACGACAAGGAGCTGACGCTGCGCTTCGCCCGCTCCTACGGACCGGGCCGGTACGAGCGTGGCTACGAGGAGTGGGGGGTTGACTACCCGGCCGGGCAGGTCCGCTGGACCGAGGGACGCAACCAGGAGGCCGTGCTCGACCTGCTCGCGGCCGACCGGCTGCGAGTTGATGATCTTGTCACCCACGCCTTTCCGATCGACGCGGCGCCGCGTGCCTACGAGATCGTCGCCACCCGCAGCGAGCCGTACCTGGGGATCCGTTTCGACTACCCGGCGTCGGCTGCCTCCGAACGGGTCGGGTCCGAACGGGTCGGGTCCGAACGGGTCGGGTCCGCGGTGGCCGGGGCTGCACTGGCGCACAGCGCGGGCCCGACCCGGGACCGGTCGGTCAGCCCGCGGCCGCGGGTGCCCCGCCAGCGATCCGCCCCAGCGGGACGTCGGGGCAGCCGGGTCGGCTGGATCGGGGCCGGGACGTTCTCCGGATCGGTTCTGCTGCCCGCCTTCCGGGCGGCCGGGTTTGACCAGTTGGTCACGGTGGCCTCCGCCGGTGGCCGGTCGGCCAGGGCCTTCGCGGACCGGCACGGGTTCGCCGGGGCGGTGGCCGGCGCCGACGCCGTGCTGGACGACGACGACGTCGACGTGGTCGTCATCGCGACGCCGCATGCGACGCATGCCGACCTCGCCGCCCGGGCCCTGGAACGCGGTCGGCACGTATGGTGCGAGAAGCCGCTCGCGCTGAGCCTCGACGAGCTCAACCGGGTGGAGAAGGCGGCGGCGACCGGCGGCGGGGTGCTTGTCGTCGGATACAACCGGCGTTTTTCCCCGGCGGTCACCGCAGCTCGCGCGGCGCTGGCCGACCGGGATGGTCCTCTCACGTTGAGCTATCGGATCGCCGCCGGGCCGGTGCCGGCCGACCACTGGTACAACGACCGGGTCCAGGGTGGCCGGCTGCTCGGTGAGGTCTGCCATTTCGTCGACACCTGTGCCGCGCTCGCCGGCAGCGAGGTGGACACGGTGACGGCGCTCGCCGGGCGGGAGGCCGAGCTGTTGCTTGCTCCCGATGTGGCGGTCACGCTCCGGCATGCCGACGGTTCCCTGTCTGCCATCTCCTACAGTTCCGCCCGTCCCCGCGGAGTGCGTAAGGAGCACCTCGAGGCGCTGGCGGGCAGCCGGCACGTCCGCATCGACGACTACCGCGAACTGGTGATCGATGGACGTTCCACCTGGAAGGGGCCGCAGGACAAGGGGCATCACGCCGCCGCGGCGGCCTTCCTGCGGATGTGCCGCGGCAGCGACACCGGTGTCACCGCGGAGCTGCTCGCCTCGAGCCGGGCGACCCTCGCGGCCGCTGACGCGCTCGGTGCCGAGGTACCGCGAAGCCCGGCCCGGCTGGGTTCCTGAATAGCTGGGAACCCGGCCGAAGATTTTTTCGACGAAAGGATTCGACGTGCCTCGCGCGCTGATTACCGGGATTACCGGTCAGGACGGGTTGTATCTGGGTGAGTTGCTGACCGCGAAGGGTTATGAGGTGTTCGGGTTGGTGCGGGGGCAGTCGAACCCGAAGGTGGCGACGGTGGAGCGGCTGGTGCCGGGGGTGGTGTTGTTGGAGGGGGATCTGACGGATCTTCCGTCGTTGATCGGGGCGGTGGAGATCTCGCAGCCGGACGAGGTGTACAACCTGGGGGCGATCTCGTTCGTGGGGTTGTCGTGGAAGCAGGCGGAGCTGACCGGGGAGACGACGGGGATGGGGGTGCTGCGGGTTCTGGAGGCGTTGCGGATCGCGGGTGGTAACGACATGTCGGGGGTGCGGTTCTATCAGGCGTCGTCGTCGGAGATGTTCGGGAAGGTGCGGGAGACGCCGCAGCGGGAGTCGACGCCGTTTCATCCGCGGTCGCCGTACGGGGTGGCGAAGACGTTTGGTCACTATCTGACGGTGAATTATCGGGAGTCGTACGGGGCGTTCGCGTGTTCGGGGTTGTTGTTTAATCACGAGTCGCCGCGGCGGGGGATCGAGTTCGTGACCCGGAAGATCTCGCGGGCGGTGGCGCGGATTTCGTTGGGGTTGCAGGACTCGTTGTCGTTGGGGAATCTGGAGTCGCGGCGGGACTGGGGTTTCGCGGGGGATTACGTGGAGGCGATGTGGCGGATGCTGCAGCAGGACGCGCCGGACGATTATGTGGTGGCGACCGGGGAGACGCACAGTATCCGGGAGTTGTTGGATGTGGCGTTCGGGCGGGTGGGGATCTCGGACTGGTCGGGGTTCGTGCGGCAGGATCCCCGGTTTTTCCGGCCGGCTGAGGTGGATGTGCTGGTGGGGGATTCGTCGAAGGCGCGGGAGGTGTTGGGGTGGAAGCCGCGGGTGGGGTTCGAGGAGTTGGTGGCGATGATGGTGGACGCCGACGTCGCCACCGAGACGGAATCGGCCGCGCGCGACGGGCTCGCGGCCCCCGCCGGGCGGGCTGGGGCGGCCCGTCCCGCCGGGCCTACCGTCGTCGACCAGCCGCGCGGCGGATCGGATCGTTCCGGGGTCCGCTCGTGACCGGCGTACCTGCGGGTGGTGAGCCCGTCGCCGGTGTACCGGTGGATGGTCTGCCCGCGCCGCGGGCTCCACTCGCGGCCGCGCGCCGCCGGTCCGGACCGGTCCCGATGCTCGCCGAGTCCGGGCTCGCGCCGAGGCCGCACGCGGTGGTCGTGGCCGGGGCGCGGCCGAACTTCATCAAGATCAAGCCGATTCTGGACGCCCTCGACGCGGAGGGTTTCCGGACCACGCTCGTGCACACCGGACAGCACTATGACGAGGCGATGAGCGAGGTGTTCTTCGCCGATCTCGGGCTGCGCCCCCCTGACCATCACCTCGCGGCCGGATCGGGCTCCCACGCCGTGCAGACGGCCGCGGTCATGACGTCGTTCGAGCCGTTGCTCGACCGGCTTGCCCCGGAGATCGTCGTCGTGGTCGGCGATGTCAACTCAACTCTGGCCTGTGCGCTCGTCGCGGCGAAGGCGGGCGTGCCCGTTGCCCACGTGGAGGCGGGACTGCGTAGCGGTGACCGGTCCATGCCCGAGGAGATCAACCGTGTTGTCACCGACCACGTGTGCGACCAGCTGTTCGCGACCTCACCGGACGCGGTGGAGCATCTGTACCGGGAGGGCCTGCCCCCCCGGGCGGTCCATCTCGTCGGCAACGTCATGGTGGACACCCTCCTGGCGTGCCGGGACGAGGCGCTGGGCCGGCCGACGCTGACCGAGCTCGGCCTGCACCCGGGCGGGTACGGCCTGGTGACCATGCACCGGCCCGCCAACGTCGACGATCCGGACGTGCTCGCCGGGCTGCTCGGGGCGCTCGGGGAGATCGCGGTGCGCTGCCCGCTGGTCTTCCCGGCGCATCCCCGTACGGCGGCGCGGCTGGCCGGGATGCTCCCTCCGGGGGTTCGGCTGCTCGGACCCGTGGGCTATCTCGACTCCCTGGCGTTGCAGGCCGGGGCGCGTCTCGTGCTCACCGATTCCGGCGGCGTGCAGGAGGAGTCCACCGTGCTGGGAGTACCATGCCTGACGCTCCGTGACTCGACGGAACGTCCATTGACTGTTACCGAGGGTACCAACCGGGTGGTGGGTCGGGACCGGAGGGTGGTGGTCACGGCCGCGTTCGACACCCTGGAGCGGCCGCCTGCGCCCCGGCGTCCGGCCTTGTGGGACGGCCACGCCGCCCGCCGCATCGCGCGAATTCTGGCCCGGGTGGTCGCCCCCCCGCCGGAACCGGGCCGTCCGGGCGCACCGGATCCGGCGATCCGTCCGCCGACCCAGGACACAGCTAGCCACCTACCTCTCTCTATGTAAACAATCTGACACACTATGTGTATGACTTCGAAGAAGCTGGTGGTCGTCGGGCAGGGATACGTCGGTCTCCCGCTCGCGATGCGGGCGGTCGATGTGGGTTGGCGGGTCGTCGGGGTGGACGTGGACGAGAGCCGTGTCGCCCGGCTGGCCGCCGCGCGGTCCTACGTCGAGGACATCCCCGACAGGCAGCTCGTGGCAGCGTTGGGGTCGGGCCGGTACGAGCCGACGTCGGACTACGCCCGCGCCGCGGCGTTCGACGTCGCGGTGATCACTGTCCCTACCCCGTTGCGGGAGGGGGCTCCCGACCTGTCCTACATCGTGGGCGCGGCGCGCAGCCTCGCGCCGCTGGTCCGGCCGGGCGTGACCGTGATCCTGGAGTCGACGACCTATCCGGGGACGACCGAGGAGCTGTTCGCCCCGCTGCTCACCGAGGGTTCCGGTCTGCACCCTGGTATCGACTTCCATCTCGGCTACTCGCCGGAGCGGATCGATCCGGGTAACCGGGTGTGGAACCTGGTGAACACCCCCAAGGTCGTCTCCGGGGTGCACGAGGACTCCCTGGCGGCCGTGAGCGCCTTCTACGACACCGTGGTCGAGCGGACGGTTCCGGTCGGCTCGACCCGGACCGCCGAACTCACCAAACTGCTGGAGAACACCTTCCGGCATGTCAACATCGCGCTGGTGAACGAACTGGCGATGTTCGCGCACGAACTCGGCGTCGACGTGTGGGAGGCGATCGACGCGGCCTCCACCAAGCCGTTCGGGTATCTGCGGTTCACTCCCGGCCCGGGGGTCGGCGGCCACTGCCTGCCCATCGACCCGTCGTACCTGTCCTGGCGGGTGCGCCGCAGCCTCGGCCGCAGCTTCCGATTCGTCGAGCTCGCCAACGACATCAACGACCACATGCCTGACCACGTGGTGCGGCGGGTCACCGAGATGCTCAACACCCGGCGACGGTCGGTCGCGGGCAGCCGCATCCTGCTGCTGGGACTCGCCTACAAGAAGAACACCGGGGATGCGCGCGAGTCGCCCGCGACGCGGGTGGCCACCCTGCTCGCCGACCTCGGTGCCCACGTGCGAGCGGCGGACCCGCACGTCGACGCGGCCCGGCTGCCGCCCCGGGTGACCCTGGTGGAGGTGGATGCGGGAGAGCTTGCGGCCGCGGATCTGGTGGTGCTCCTGGTCGACCACGACGCCTTCGACCGTGACCAGGTGGCACGGCATGCCTGTGCGGTCCTCGACACCCGGCACTGGCTGCCCACGCACGACCGGGGCCGCCGGCCGGTGGCGGCAGGCGGGGGACACCCGCTGATACCGGCGCAGGTCGCGCGGCACGACGAGCTTGCGTTCGCCGTGGAACCCCTGTGACCCCCTCCCACCTTCTGACGCCATCCCACCCTCGCGGCGTCCCGCATCTTCCCGTATCTTCTCGTATCTTTATGTAGTTGAATGATAACTGAAAATTATCGTCATCGAGAGGGTGCGGGCGGAGGGGCGGGTGCCATGCGGGTCGTCGCCACCGACGCGTGGTTCCATCACCGGCCGAGTGGGTGGCGGCGCCGGGGCCCGATAACGGTGCTGAAGGTGCTGAACCGGATGGAGCGCTCCGGCATTCATCCGGGGGCCGTGAACCTGCTCCGCCGCCTCGACCAGGACGAGTTCCGGCTGTTGTTCGCGGTGACGTCCGGCGCGGCAGGAGCGTTCGACGGTGAGATCCGGGCGCTCGGCGGCGAGGTGTACCACTGCCGGGCCGACTGGCGCTTTCCATGGTCCTTCCTGAGGCTGCTGCGCCAGGTACGCCCGGACGTGGTGCAGGCGGAGGTGGTGCAGGCGGACGTGACGATCCTCTCCGGGGTGGTCCTCGCGCTGGCCCGGCTCGGGGGGGTTCGGCGCCGCGTCGCCTACCTCGCCGATGCCCCGGACCGGCACGGCGACAGCCTGGGCGGCCGGGTGCGGCGGATCGTCGGCCGGTTGCTGCTCGACCGGTTCGCCACCCATCTGGTCGCGGTGAGCGAGGCGGTGATGCGGGGTCTGTGGCGGGAGAACTGGCGGCTCGACTCCCGTTGCCGCGTCATCTACCACGGCGTCGAGCTGGAACCGGTCGGCGTCGCCATCGCGGCCCGCCGCCGCGCGGAGGAACTCGCCGAGGACGATCAGGAGCTTGTCACCATCGTCCACGTTGCCTGCCCGGATTCGGCGAAGAGCCGGGACCGGGCCGTGGAGATTCTCGCGGCGCTGCGGGGGCGGTCTGTGAACGCCCGGCTCCTCTTCGTGGGTCGTCAGGATGCCGCCGAGACGGCCCGGCTGGTCGCGCTGGCGTCTCGACGTGGCGTCGCTGACCACGTCGAGTTCATCGGCGAGGTTCTTGAGATCCCACGCCTGCTGGTCGCGGCCTCGCTGCTGCTGGTCACCTCCCGCCACGAGGGCCTGACCGGCATCGTGCTCGAGGCCTGCGCGGTCGGGACGCCCGTGCTCTGCGCGGACCTGCCCGGGGTCGACGAGATCGCCCGGCTGCTCCCCGGCGTGACGATCCTGCCGCTGCGTATCTCCGACGCGGTCTGGGCCGACACCGCCGAGATGCTCACCGCCGTTCCCCCGACCATTGATCAGCGCCGGGAGGCGATGCGTCTGCTGCGCCGGTCCCCGTTCACGATGGAGCACTGGCAACGCGACATCACGGCGGTGTGGTCGTAGCCGGCGTCCCCGCCCGTCCGGGTACCGCCACCGTCCGGCCACGACCAGGAAGGACGACCGCCCACGATGAAGATAGTCACCTTGCTCGAGGCGGGGGACGGCCCGCGGTGGCCCGTCGCGCACGCCGTAGCCGAAAGGGAGAGCGGGGACCGCGTCATCGTCCTGATGCCCCCGCCCGACCACGTCGACAGTCCACTGGCCCGGGAGTTGACCGCGGGCGGCGTGGAGGTCGTCGCGAGCCCCGTGCCGCACCGGGGAGCGTCGATCCGCCGTCAGGCCGGTGGGATTCTCCGGCTGCGGGCGGAGCTGGCCGCGCTCGGGGCGGACGTCGTCCACTACCACCACTACGCCTCGGCGGTGGCCGCCCGCCTCGCCACCGTGGGCACCACGATCACCCGCGTGTACATGGTCGCGAACCCTCTGCACCTGGACCACCCGCTGATCCGGCCGGTCGAGCGGGTGCTCTGTCGGCTCGATCACCTGCTGATCGCGCCGACCTCCGACGTCCGGTGCCGCTACGCCGCGCTCGGCCAGCCGGTGCGCCGCCTGCGCACCGTGTCCTACGGCGTGGATCTGGACCGGTTCACGCCGGCGGACGACCGGGAGCGCCGGGCGGTCCGGACGGATCTCGATCTGCCCGAGAACGGGTTCGTGGCGGTGCGGGTGGCGCACTTCCACCCGCCCGGTCGTCTTGTCCATCCGGGCCGGGGGGTGGCGGGCCACGAGGTACTGCTGGCGGCCTGGTCGCGGTTCGTCGAGCTGGGCGGTCGCGGCACCCTGATCCTCGTTGACGGGGCTCCCGAGGGCGGGGAGGACGTCGCCGGTCGGCGCAACGAGGCCGCGGTCCGTTACCGCGAGCGGGTCCGGGTCTGGGCCGGGGCGCTTCCCGGCGCGGCGGCGGTGCGCTGGGTGCACGGTGTCCGCGACGTGCGGCCGTACTACGCCGCCGCCGATGTGAACGTGGTGTCCTCCTGGGTGGAGGACTACGGCGCCATCGGGGTGGCGTCGGCCTGCGGGGTACCGACCGTGGCGACGCGGGTCGGGGCGATCAGCGAGCTGGTGGACGACGAGACCGGCTGGCTGGTGGCACCCGGCGACGCGGTGGCGGTGGCGGAGTGTCTCACCGACGCCGCGGCCGGCCGGCGGACACCCGCCGCGCGCGACCGAGGCTTCGCCGCGCGGGCACGGGCCGAGAAGCTGCTGGATCGCCGGTCGTTGAGCCAGGACGTCGTCGCTGCCCTGCACGAGGCCGTGCGCGGCGCGCGGTCGTGGCACGCGTGCTCCGGCCCGGGCCGGAGCGTGCCGGGATGCACCGGGGACCGAAAGAACGAGTTCACCCGCAGGTGGGGTGATTATTGCCGAACATTCCGCCGTTGTGGGCAGGGGCCGCCGGCAGCTTCCGCTACTGTTAGCAGTGTTAAGTAATTGCTGGAGTCGGGCGTGACGACCTTGTTCGGGAGGCCCTGGCGGTTCCCGCCGACCCGGAGGGTCGGCGGGGTCACAGCGTCGCGGGCGCGGTGCGAGACGCGCCGGAATGCCAGGATGGGACGGAGCTGGCCGAGGCAGGCAGGCGCCGGATGCGTGCCCACCCGGGGCCGTGGGTCCGGTGTCACCATGGTGCGGCCAGCCGGGCGGGGCCATGGGAGCGAGCCCCGCCGCTCGCGGGTGGCGGGCGGCGGGCGACGAGGAGGAGAACGATGGACACCTTCGGCAGTACCGGATCGCTCGTGGTGGGTGATCGCACCTACACGATCAGGCGGCTGGACGCGGTGCCCGGGGCCGATCGACTCCCCTACAGCCTCAAGGTGCTGTTGGAGAACCTTCTGCGTACCGAGGACGGCGCGAACATCACCGCGGACCACGTCCGGGCGCTGGCGAACTGGGATCCCTCGGCCGCCCCCAGCCAGGAGATCCAGTTCACGCCCGCCCGCGTCATCATGCAGGACTTCACCGGTGTGCCGTGTGTGGTGGACCTTGCCGCCATGCGGGAGGCGATGGCCGCCCTCGGCGGCGACCCATCGAAGATCAATCCGCTGGCCCCCGCCGAGCTCGTGATCGACCACTCGATCATCGCCGACCACTTCGGCCGGCCGGACGCGTTCGAGCTCAACGCGGCGCTGGAGTTCGGCCGCAACCGGGAGCGTTACCAGTTCCTGCGCTGGGGTCAGGAGGCGTTCGACAACTTCACCGTCGTCCCGCCGAACACCGGCATCGTGCACCAGGTCAACCTGGAGCACCTCGCCCGGGTCGTCTTCACGAAGCAGACGGCCGATGGGACGCTGGCCTACCCCGACACCCTCGTGGGCACGGACAGCCACACCACGATGATCAACGGTCTCGGCGTGCTCGGCTGGGGCGTCGGCGGCATCGAGGCCGAGGCCGCCATGCTCGGCCAGCCGGTGAGCATGCTTATCCCCACTGTGGTGGGCTTCAAGCTGACCGGCGAGCTGCCGACGGGCACCACCGCGACCGACATGGTGCTCGTCATTACCGAGATGCTGCGTCGGCACGGCGTCGTCGGCCGGTTCGTCGAGTTCTACGGCGACGGCGTGACGAACGTCCCGCTGGCGAACCGGGCGACCATCGGCAATATGAGCCCCGAGTACGGCTCCACCTGCGCGATCTTCCCGATCGACGCGGAGACACTGAACTACCTCAGGCTGACCGGCCGTCCCGCGGAGCTGGTGGCGTTGGTCGAGGCGTACGCCAAGGAGCAGGGCCTCTGGCACGACCCGAGCCGCGAGGCCGCTTACACGACCACCCTTGAGCTGGACCTGTCCACCGTCGAGCCGTCGCTTGCCGGGCCCAAGCGCCCGCAGGACCGGGTGCCGCTGGCGAGCGCGAAGCAGGCCTTCCGGGCGGCGTTGGTCGACTACGCCCAGCCCCTGGTGCTCACGAACGGCGGCGCGGACGAGGCGGATGCCGAGTCCTTCCCGGCCTCCGACCCGGCGGCCGCATTCGCCGACAAGCCCTCCGACGCCCCGATCTCGGTGAACGCCGTGGTCGGGGACGTCGCCGCCCGCCCGTCCAACCCGACGGCGGTCACCCTCGCCGACGGCACGGGCGTCGAGATCGACCACGGCGCCGTCGCCGTCGCGGCCATCACCTCCTGCACCAACACGTCCAACCCGCAGGTCATGATCGGCGCTGCCCTGCTGGCCCGCAACGCCGTCGAGAAGGGGCTCACCCGCAAGCCGTGGGTGAAGACCACCCTCGCGCCGGGCTCGAAGGTGGTCATGGACTACTACGAGCGGGCGGGGCTCGTGCCCTACCTGGACAAGGTCGGCTTCAACCTGGTCGGGTTCGGCTGCACCACCTGCATCGGTAACTCCGGGCCGCTGCCGGAGGAGATCAGTGCCGCGGTGAACGACGCGGACCTGGCGGTGGTCAGCGTGCTGTCGGGCAACCGCAACTTCGAGGGCCGGATCAACCCCGACATCAAGATGAACTACCTGGCGTCCCCGCCGCTGGTGGTCGCCTACGCGCTGGCCGGCACCATGGACATCAACCTCGACACCGACCCGCTGGGCACCGGCACCGGCGGGGAGC
Coding sequences within:
- a CDS encoding bi-domain-containing oxidoreductase produces the protein MKQVVQAASGGAVRVVDVPVPVIGPTEVLVATVATIVSAGTERAVTTLARSGLLTKARARPDLVRKVAEKARTDGLIPAARSVRDRLGADVPLGYSGCGRVVEVGSAVDRIRPGDLVATGGAGRANHAEFQAVPGLLCARVPGGVDPGAAAFATIGSIALHGLRLAEVGPGAKVVVVGLGLVGQLAARLALASGCDVAGIDLADLPLVTAEASGVRALRESGEATTAAVRAWSRGRGADAVLICAAGRSAEPVMRATALARDRAQLVVVGDVGLGLLRAPFYDKELTLRFARSYGPGRYERGYEEWGVDYPAGQVRWTEGRNQEAVLDLLAADRLRVDDLVTHAFPIDAAPRAYEIVATRSEPYLGIRFDYPASAASERVGSERVGSERVGSAVAGAALAHSAGPTRDRSVSPRPRVPRQRSAPAGRRGSRVGWIGAGTFSGSVLLPAFRAAGFDQLVTVASAGGRSARAFADRHGFAGAVAGADAVLDDDDVDVVVIATPHATHADLAARALERGRHVWCEKPLALSLDELNRVEKAAATGGGVLVVGYNRRFSPAVTAARAALADRDGPLTLSYRIAAGPVPADHWYNDRVQGGRLLGEVCHFVDTCAALAGSEVDTVTALAGREAELLLAPDVAVTLRHADGSLSAISYSSARPRGVRKEHLEALAGSRHVRIDDYRELVIDGRSTWKGPQDKGHHAAAAAFLRMCRGSDTGVTAELLASSRATLAAADALGAEVPRSPARLGS
- a CDS encoding GDP-mannose 4,6-dehydratase; this translates as MPRALITGITGQDGLYLGELLTAKGYEVFGLVRGQSNPKVATVERLVPGVVLLEGDLTDLPSLIGAVEISQPDEVYNLGAISFVGLSWKQAELTGETTGMGVLRVLEALRIAGGNDMSGVRFYQASSSEMFGKVRETPQRESTPFHPRSPYGVAKTFGHYLTVNYRESYGAFACSGLLFNHESPRRGIEFVTRKISRAVARISLGLQDSLSLGNLESRRDWGFAGDYVEAMWRMLQQDAPDDYVVATGETHSIRELLDVAFGRVGISDWSGFVRQDPRFFRPAEVDVLVGDSSKAREVLGWKPRVGFEELVAMMVDADVATETESAARDGLAAPAGRAGAARPAGPTVVDQPRGGSDRSGVRS
- the wecB gene encoding non-hydrolyzing UDP-N-acetylglucosamine 2-epimerase; the protein is MLAESGLAPRPHAVVVAGARPNFIKIKPILDALDAEGFRTTLVHTGQHYDEAMSEVFFADLGLRPPDHHLAAGSGSHAVQTAAVMTSFEPLLDRLAPEIVVVVGDVNSTLACALVAAKAGVPVAHVEAGLRSGDRSMPEEINRVVTDHVCDQLFATSPDAVEHLYREGLPPRAVHLVGNVMVDTLLACRDEALGRPTLTELGLHPGGYGLVTMHRPANVDDPDVLAGLLGALGEIAVRCPLVFPAHPRTAARLAGMLPPGVRLLGPVGYLDSLALQAGARLVLTDSGGVQEESTVLGVPCLTLRDSTERPLTVTEGTNRVVGRDRRVVVTAAFDTLERPPAPRRPALWDGHAARRIARILARVVAPPPEPGRPGAPDPAIRPPTQDTASHLPLSM
- a CDS encoding nucleotide sugar dehydrogenase: MTSKKLVVVGQGYVGLPLAMRAVDVGWRVVGVDVDESRVARLAAARSYVEDIPDRQLVAALGSGRYEPTSDYARAAAFDVAVITVPTPLREGAPDLSYIVGAARSLAPLVRPGVTVILESTTYPGTTEELFAPLLTEGSGLHPGIDFHLGYSPERIDPGNRVWNLVNTPKVVSGVHEDSLAAVSAFYDTVVERTVPVGSTRTAELTKLLENTFRHVNIALVNELAMFAHELGVDVWEAIDAASTKPFGYLRFTPGPGVGGHCLPIDPSYLSWRVRRSLGRSFRFVELANDINDHMPDHVVRRVTEMLNTRRRSVAGSRILLLGLAYKKNTGDARESPATRVATLLADLGAHVRAADPHVDAARLPPRVTLVEVDAGELAAADLVVLLVDHDAFDRDQVARHACAVLDTRHWLPTHDRGRRPVAAGGGHPLIPAQVARHDELAFAVEPL
- a CDS encoding glycosyltransferase — its product is MRVVATDAWFHHRPSGWRRRGPITVLKVLNRMERSGIHPGAVNLLRRLDQDEFRLLFAVTSGAAGAFDGEIRALGGEVYHCRADWRFPWSFLRLLRQVRPDVVQAEVVQADVTILSGVVLALARLGGVRRRVAYLADAPDRHGDSLGGRVRRIVGRLLLDRFATHLVAVSEAVMRGLWRENWRLDSRCRVIYHGVELEPVGVAIAARRRAEELAEDDQELVTIVHVACPDSAKSRDRAVEILAALRGRSVNARLLFVGRQDAAETARLVALASRRGVADHVEFIGEVLEIPRLLVAASLLLVTSRHEGLTGIVLEACAVGTPVLCADLPGVDEIARLLPGVTILPLRISDAVWADTAEMLTAVPPTIDQRREAMRLLRRSPFTMEHWQRDITAVWS
- a CDS encoding glycosyltransferase — translated: MKIVTLLEAGDGPRWPVAHAVAERESGDRVIVLMPPPDHVDSPLARELTAGGVEVVASPVPHRGASIRRQAGGILRLRAELAALGADVVHYHHYASAVAARLATVGTTITRVYMVANPLHLDHPLIRPVERVLCRLDHLLIAPTSDVRCRYAALGQPVRRLRTVSYGVDLDRFTPADDRERRAVRTDLDLPENGFVAVRVAHFHPPGRLVHPGRGVAGHEVLLAAWSRFVELGGRGTLILVDGAPEGGEDVAGRRNEAAVRYRERVRVWAGALPGAAAVRWVHGVRDVRPYYAAADVNVVSSWVEDYGAIGVASACGVPTVATRVGAISELVDDETGWLVAPGDAVAVAECLTDAAAGRRTPAARDRGFAARARAEKLLDRRSLSQDVVAALHEAVRGARSWHACSGPGRSVPGCTGDRKNEFTRRWGDYCRTFRRCGQGPPAASATVSSVK
- a CDS encoding aconitate hydratase; the encoded protein is MDTFGSTGSLVVGDRTYTIRRLDAVPGADRLPYSLKVLLENLLRTEDGANITADHVRALANWDPSAAPSQEIQFTPARVIMQDFTGVPCVVDLAAMREAMAALGGDPSKINPLAPAELVIDHSIIADHFGRPDAFELNAALEFGRNRERYQFLRWGQEAFDNFTVVPPNTGIVHQVNLEHLARVVFTKQTADGTLAYPDTLVGTDSHTTMINGLGVLGWGVGGIEAEAAMLGQPVSMLIPTVVGFKLTGELPTGTTATDMVLVITEMLRRHGVVGRFVEFYGDGVTNVPLANRATIGNMSPEYGSTCAIFPIDAETLNYLRLTGRPAELVALVEAYAKEQGLWHDPSREAAYTTTLELDLSTVEPSLAGPKRPQDRVPLASAKQAFRAALVDYAQPLVLTNGGADEADAESFPASDPAAAFADKPSDAPISVNAVVGDVAARPSNPTAVTLADGTGVEIDHGAVAVAAITSCTNTSNPQVMIGAALLARNAVEKGLTRKPWVKTTLAPGSKVVMDYYERAGLVPYLDKVGFNLVGFGCTTCIGNSGPLPEEISAAVNDADLAVVSVLSGNRNFEGRINPDIKMNYLASPPLVVAYALAGTMDINLDTDPLGTGTGGEPVYLRDIWPSEAEVAAVVGDAIQSEMYESDYADLSGDERWRSLPLGDGGEVSRTFAWAPDSTYVRHPPYFEGMAAKPEARTDIIDARVLAVLGDSVTTDHISPAGSIKKDSPAGRYLTEHGVAPADFNSYGSRRGNHEVMIRGTFANIRLRNRLAPGTEGGVTRHLPDGEQLAIYDAAQKYAAEGVPLVILAGKEYGSGSSRDWAAKGTSLLGVRAVIAESYERIHRSNLIGMGVLPLQFPAGESVESLGLTGEETFTITGLAEVDERTPPITVRAGDKTFEAVVRIDTPGEAEYYRHGGILLYVLRSLL